A single window of uncultured Pseudodesulfovibrio sp. DNA harbors:
- a CDS encoding TIGR00730 family Rossman fold protein — translation MIHRSKQYLIDDLSIQESWRLFKIMSEIVDGFENLSEIGPAVSMFGSARVKPEEPLYEKTVELSKALSEAGYSIITGGGPGLMEAGNKGAFENGGESIGLHIHLPMEQHNNPYMNIKSEFRYFFIRKLMFIKYALAYVALPGGYGTLDELSEALVLIQTHRIKPFPIVLFGTEFWGGLVDWFKTQLVTNEFCHEEDLNLFIVTDDVEEVVNHIKKHVII, via the coding sequence ATGATCCATCGCTCCAAGCAATATCTCATTGACGACCTTTCGATCCAGGAATCCTGGCGGCTCTTCAAAATCATGTCAGAAATCGTAGACGGCTTTGAAAATCTGTCTGAAATCGGACCTGCCGTATCCATGTTCGGTTCGGCTCGCGTCAAGCCGGAGGAACCGCTTTACGAAAAGACCGTGGAGCTTTCCAAGGCCTTGTCTGAAGCGGGCTATTCAATCATTACTGGCGGTGGCCCCGGCCTCATGGAAGCTGGTAACAAGGGCGCATTTGAAAACGGTGGCGAATCCATCGGCCTGCATATCCATCTGCCCATGGAACAACACAATAATCCGTACATGAATATAAAGAGTGAATTCCGCTATTTTTTCATCCGTAAGCTCATGTTCATCAAGTATGCTTTGGCCTACGTGGCCCTACCCGGCGGCTATGGCACTCTGGATGAACTTTCGGAAGCTCTGGTCCTGATCCAAACCCACCGCATCAAGCCTTTTCCCATCGTCCTCTTTGGTACGGAATTCTGGGGAGGTTTGGTGGATTGGTTCAAGACACAGCTTGTCACCAACGAATTCTGCCATGAAGAGGATCTCAATTTGTTCATCGTAACCGACGACGTAGAAGAAGTGGTCAACCACATCAAAAAACACGTCATCATTTAA
- the gpmI gene encoding 2,3-bisphosphoglycerate-independent phosphoglycerate mutase: MPEPKKTLLLILDGWGIAPEGAGNCVRNAATPRLDALLADYPNTRLTCSGRAVGLPDGFMGNSEVGHMNIGGGRIIYQDMTRIDMSIENGSFFDNATLKDLMAKTKAGTGRLHLMGLVSDGGVHSHQNHIYAVLKMAKEQGVPEVFVHAFMDGRDTSPTNGLGYVRLLMEKMEEIGIGQVATVSGRYWAMDRDKRFERNEFAYKTLVSGEGGVMPDPLSGIQASYDAGETDEFIKPSIIDGVNGQIADGDGVFFFNFRADRARQISRALFEKDFNEFPRASVPEMVEFATMTQYESSFPMPTAFPPESYSGTLGEVVSGKGMKQLRIAETEKYAHVTYFLNCGREDPFPNEDRVMISSPREVATYDQKPQMSADEVADTLIGKFPDYDLCVCNLANLDMVGHTGIIDAAKQACVTVDACVGRIVDTVLTTGGRMLLTADHGNAEKLIADDGSPHTAHTTNPVPLVYIEKGCEGAELEEGILGDLAPTILGLWGIEQPAEMTGKNLVKKRK; encoded by the coding sequence ATGCCCGAACCGAAGAAAACACTCCTGTTGATTCTGGACGGATGGGGTATTGCCCCCGAAGGGGCAGGAAACTGCGTCCGCAACGCCGCAACGCCACGCTTGGATGCTCTTCTGGCCGATTATCCCAATACCCGGTTGACCTGTTCTGGGCGTGCCGTGGGATTGCCTGATGGATTTATGGGCAATTCCGAAGTTGGACATATGAACATCGGTGGTGGTCGTATTATCTATCAGGATATGACTCGTATCGATATGTCCATAGAGAACGGCAGCTTTTTTGATAATGCGACTCTCAAGGATTTGATGGCGAAAACCAAGGCAGGAACCGGACGGCTTCATCTCATGGGGCTGGTTTCTGATGGTGGTGTTCATAGTCATCAGAATCATATCTACGCTGTGCTTAAGATGGCCAAAGAGCAAGGAGTGCCAGAGGTTTTTGTTCATGCCTTTATGGATGGCCGCGACACTTCGCCTACGAATGGTTTGGGATATGTGCGTCTGTTGATGGAGAAGATGGAAGAAATTGGTATCGGTCAGGTCGCGACCGTGAGTGGCCGGTATTGGGCCATGGACCGTGACAAACGGTTTGAGCGTAATGAGTTTGCCTATAAAACATTGGTTTCCGGCGAAGGTGGTGTCATGCCTGATCCGCTTTCCGGTATTCAAGCTTCCTATGATGCGGGGGAAACCGATGAGTTTATCAAACCGAGCATTATTGATGGCGTGAACGGACAGATTGCCGATGGCGACGGCGTGTTTTTCTTTAATTTTCGGGCAGACCGTGCGCGGCAGATTAGTCGTGCTCTATTTGAGAAAGATTTTAATGAGTTTCCGCGCGCTTCGGTTCCTGAAATGGTCGAATTTGCCACTATGACACAGTATGAATCTTCTTTCCCCATGCCCACAGCCTTTCCGCCTGAAAGTTATAGTGGAACATTGGGAGAAGTGGTTTCCGGCAAAGGAATGAAACAATTGCGTATTGCCGAGACTGAGAAATATGCTCATGTAACCTATTTCCTTAATTGTGGTCGTGAAGATCCTTTCCCGAATGAAGATCGTGTCATGATTTCCTCGCCGCGTGAGGTTGCTACATACGATCAGAAACCGCAGATGAGTGCTGATGAAGTTGCAGATACGCTCATAGGCAAGTTCCCGGACTATGATTTGTGTGTCTGTAATCTCGCTAATCTCGATATGGTGGGGCACACTGGCATTATTGATGCTGCCAAGCAAGCCTGTGTAACAGTTGATGCTTGTGTTGGGCGAATTGTAGATACGGTTTTGACGACTGGTGGCCGTATGCTTTTGACTGCGGACCATGGTAATGCCGAGAAATTGATTGCTGACGATGGCAGTCCGCATACGGCGCATACAACCAACCCGGTTCCCCTTGTATATATTGAAAAAGGGTGCGAAGGTGCTGAACTTGAAGAGGGTATTCTTGGCGATTTGGCACCTACGATTCTTGGATTGTGGGGCATTGAGCAGCCCGCTGAGATGACCGGAAAGAACCTGGTGAAAAAGAGAAAATAA
- a CDS encoding DMT family transporter, translating into MNNKKKALTFGLVTVGIWSTVASAFKIALTRLDPLQLLLMACAASIVALTGILILQGKLHELTRMPRREMVRSALLGMLNPFLYYVILFKAYDLLPAQEAQPINYTWAITLSLLSIPLLGQKMSGKDMAAIFLSYFGVVVISTHGNPFSLEFSNLTGVGLALASTVIWALYWIFNTRSKADPIAGLLLGFLCGFPLIIIATLVFSKLPTLDMISALSAAYVGFFEMGITFALWLTAMKYAATPDGGGTARIANLIFLSPFLSLIFIHFLVGEEILPATIAGLGFIVAGNILMQYKSKT; encoded by the coding sequence GTGAACAACAAAAAAAAAGCACTGACATTCGGATTGGTCACGGTGGGCATATGGTCCACCGTGGCCTCTGCCTTTAAAATAGCTCTGACCAGACTGGACCCGCTCCAACTTCTGCTCATGGCCTGTGCCGCCTCCATTGTCGCACTCACCGGGATCCTAATCCTTCAAGGCAAACTCCATGAACTAACACGAATGCCACGGCGCGAAATGGTACGATCTGCCCTACTTGGCATGCTTAACCCATTCCTTTACTACGTCATTCTGTTCAAAGCATACGACCTGCTTCCGGCGCAAGAAGCCCAACCCATCAACTATACTTGGGCCATTACTCTGTCGTTGCTCTCCATCCCTCTGCTAGGCCAGAAAATGTCAGGGAAAGATATGGCCGCTATTTTCCTGAGCTATTTCGGCGTGGTCGTCATCTCCACTCATGGCAACCCGTTCTCTCTTGAATTCTCCAACCTCACAGGTGTTGGACTTGCTCTGGCAAGCACGGTCATATGGGCGCTTTACTGGATATTCAACACCCGGAGCAAAGCTGATCCTATCGCTGGATTACTCCTCGGTTTTCTCTGTGGTTTCCCGCTCATCATTATTGCAACACTTGTTTTCTCAAAGTTGCCAACTTTGGACATGATATCAGCACTATCCGCAGCCTATGTTGGATTCTTCGAAATGGGCATCACCTTCGCCCTCTGGCTCACGGCCATGAAATACGCAGCAACACCTGATGGCGGAGGTACCGCCCGTATTGCAAACCTCATATTTCTCTCCCCATTCCTCTCGCTTATCTTCATCCACTTTCTGGTGGGCGAAGAAATCCTGCCCGCAACAATCGCCGGACTCGGCTTTATCGTCGCTGGCAACATCCTCATGCAATACAAAAGCAAAACTTAA
- a CDS encoding methyl-accepting chemotaxis protein, whose product MMMRKSGKIAVITAVFLSFGILSVDEAVAVESFDKVTILSAEVEWLYSMLGVGGVLSVCTCVGLVLFYRRIVRNKYSALLNCLKLVEQGKRDLNFPLSNNDIFGDSYTKINQIVQYISGLESELVDVQSALRVTEEKTDKAIESFIMAKKHGEKARCQGLLSAAETMELSLQSIRDQSNLLDNATSQASLGAVRQQQIVLSAVSATEQMNGAVAETAENAAAAASGAKLVMGQASSGATIVTQTREAIESVSKKSQVLVESVAGLGTQADGVGTIIGVISDIADQTNLLALNAAIEAARAGDAGRGFAVVADEVRKLAEKTMEATRDVGLAIEGIQEQVSQTIEGVQGMAGLADTAARLADESGSALEEIVAHSGASAGQISAIAAAAQQQSVSCAEVNRTISEIHGISTETGQGMTHAADTVGLLTERVDDLATMTGVFRLVGHGRVQAVIEELSKAADVQSCERLRQEDAIRRTLHANEFLELMYVTDSKGMQVVSNMGGLVSNYSEDASAFGADWSSRPWFMAAMATSTFFVSDVYTSSASGESCITVSSPFFNTEGRVLGVIAVDVRVAV is encoded by the coding sequence ATGATGATGCGGAAAAGTGGAAAAATAGCCGTAATTACAGCGGTCTTTTTGAGTTTTGGGATTTTGTCAGTGGACGAAGCTGTGGCCGTGGAGTCTTTCGACAAGGTGACAATTTTGTCAGCAGAAGTTGAGTGGCTTTATTCCATGTTGGGTGTTGGTGGAGTTTTGAGCGTGTGTACCTGTGTTGGGCTTGTTCTTTTTTATAGAAGAATTGTGCGTAATAAATACAGTGCGTTATTGAATTGTTTGAAATTGGTTGAGCAAGGGAAACGGGATTTGAATTTCCCATTGAGTAATAATGACATTTTTGGTGATTCTTATACTAAAATAAACCAAATTGTTCAGTACATTAGCGGGTTAGAGAGTGAGCTTGTCGATGTACAGAGTGCGCTTCGAGTGACCGAAGAAAAGACCGATAAGGCCATTGAAAGTTTTATTATGGCGAAAAAACATGGAGAAAAGGCCCGATGTCAGGGGCTTTTGTCAGCAGCCGAGACAATGGAATTGTCGTTACAAAGTATTAGGGACCAATCCAATCTGTTGGACAATGCAACCTCCCAGGCAAGTCTCGGAGCCGTCAGGCAGCAACAGATCGTATTAAGTGCTGTCTCTGCGACAGAGCAGATGAATGGTGCCGTGGCAGAAACCGCTGAGAATGCCGCGGCGGCGGCCTCTGGTGCGAAGTTGGTTATGGGGCAGGCTTCGTCTGGGGCGACTATTGTCACACAGACTCGAGAAGCTATTGAGTCTGTTTCAAAAAAATCTCAGGTTTTGGTTGAGAGTGTCGCTGGTCTAGGGACTCAAGCTGATGGTGTGGGGACAATCATAGGCGTTATTTCTGATATTGCCGATCAGACAAATCTATTGGCATTAAATGCAGCAATTGAAGCAGCTCGAGCAGGAGATGCCGGACGAGGTTTTGCTGTCGTGGCCGATGAAGTTCGTAAGCTTGCGGAGAAGACCATGGAGGCGACTCGTGATGTCGGTTTGGCTATCGAAGGCATTCAGGAGCAAGTGTCTCAGACTATTGAAGGAGTACAGGGAATGGCTGGGCTTGCTGATACGGCTGCACGATTGGCTGATGAATCCGGCTCTGCATTGGAGGAAATAGTGGCACATTCAGGAGCAAGTGCTGGACAAATCAGTGCCATTGCTGCGGCCGCTCAGCAGCAGTCCGTATCCTGTGCAGAGGTAAATCGTACAATTTCCGAGATTCATGGAATTTCTACAGAGACTGGACAGGGAATGACTCATGCCGCGGATACTGTTGGTCTTTTGACTGAGCGGGTGGATGACTTGGCAACTATGACGGGTGTTTTCCGTCTAGTTGGTCATGGTCGGGTGCAAGCTGTCATTGAAGAATTGTCAAAAGCTGCAGATGTGCAGTCCTGTGAGCGTTTACGGCAGGAGGATGCCATACGGCGGACGTTGCATGCTAACGAATTTCTTGAATTAATGTATGTTACTGATTCAAAAGGCATGCAAGTTGTCAGTAATATGGGAGGATTGGTTTCGAATTATTCAGAGGATGCTTCAGCATTTGGTGCGGATTGGTCATCTCGTCCATGGTTTATGGCAGCCATGGCGACCAGCACTTTTTTTGTCTCTGATGTGTATACCTCGTCAGCATCAGGTGAGAGTTGCATCACTGTATCCAGTCCGTTTTTTAATACGGAAGGACGGGTGCTTGGAGTGATTGCCGTAGACGTCCGCGTGGCTGTCTAA